In one window of Electrophorus electricus isolate fEleEle1 chromosome 15, fEleEle1.pri, whole genome shotgun sequence DNA:
- the aipl1 gene encoding aryl-hydrocarbon-interacting protein-like 1, whose amino-acid sequence MENSLLHGTEGIKKNILYGGTNDIPKFITGSKVTFHFRTMLCNDDRTALDDSRKVGMPMELVIGNMFKLDVWETLLRSMRVGEVAEFWCDVIHTGLYPMVAKSLRRIAEGKDPVDWHVHACGMANMFAYHSLGYEDLDELQKEPQPLIFLLELLKVQQPSEYERESWALSDEERLKAVPVRHDQGNKLYKQGRFEEATLKYKEAIFCIKNVQSKEKAWEAPWLKLEKMANTLTLNYCQCLLRMAEYYEVIEHTSDIVNQHPGLMKGFYLRGKAHMEVWNEAEARADFHRVLDLDPGMKKIVKKDLAVLAMRMDEKKEEDRLKYKGMFTTASAPKTPEQTMAGNMKAEESLEQAPADLEDPEQEAQQQSPEEEPQAQEILERENPEQASPPEETTEREIPTQKTPTPVTSEQTIQAQKNEEETRPQLITSEPESPDSDVEDP is encoded by the exons ATGGAGAACAGTTTGCTGCATGGCACAGAAGGGATCAAAAAAAATATCTTGTACGGAGGAACAAACGACATTCCCAAATTCATCACAGGATCGAAG GTAACATTCCACTTCCGGACCATGCTGTGCAACGACGACCGCACAGCACTGGATGACAGCCGAAAGGTGGGCATGCCCATGGAGCTGGTGATCGGGAACATGTTCAAGCTGGACGTTTGGGAAACGCTACTCAGATCCATGCGTGTAGGAGAGGTGGCTGAGTTCTGGTGCGATGTCATC CACACTGGCCTGTACCCCATGGTTGCAAAGAGTCTGCGACGCATTGCTGAGGGCAAAGACCCAGTAGACTGGCACGTACACGCGTGCGGCATGGCCAACATGTTCGCCTACCACAGTCTTGGCTACGAAGACCTGGACGAGCTCCAGAAGGAACCCCAGCCACTCATTTTTCTGCTGGAGCTACTGAAG GTGCAGCAGCCGAGTGAGTATGAGAGGGAATCGTGGGCTCTGAGTGATGAGGAGAGGCTGAAAGCTGTTCCTGTACGCCACGACCAGGGCAACAAGCTCTACAAACAGGGACGCTTTGAGGAGGCCACCCTGAAGTACAAGGAAGCCATCTTTTGCATCAAGAATGTGCAGTCAAAG GAAAAGGCCTGGGAGGCCCCATGGCTGAAGCTTGAGAAAATGGCCAACACTCTCACGCTGAACTACTGCCAGTGTCTGCTGCGCATGGCCGAATACTATGAGGTCATCGAGCACACATCTGACATCGTTAACCAGCATCCTG GACTGATGAAGGGTTTCTACCTGCGGGGGAAAGCCCACATGGAGGTGTGGAACGAGGCGGAAGCCAGAGCTGACTTTCACCGGGTGCTGGACCTGGACCCAGGCATGAAGAAGATCGTCAAGAAGGACCTGGCGGTTCTCGCCATGAGAATGGatgagaagaaagaggaggacaGACTGAAATATAAAGGCATGTTCACAACCGCAAGTGCGCCGAAGACCCCTGAGCAGACCATGGCGGGAAATATGAAGGCAGAAGAAAGTCTAGAACAAGCACCTGCCGATCTAGAAGATCCAGAACAAGAAGCTCAGCAGCAAAGTCCAGAGGAAGAACCTCAAGCGCAAGAAATTCTAGAACGAGAAAATCCAGAGCAAGCATCTCCGCCGGAAGAAACTACTGAACGAGAAATTCCAACGCAAAAAACTCCAACGCCTGTGACCTCGGAACAAACAATTCAGGCCCAAaaaaatgaggaagaaacaAGACCACAACTGATAACATCTGAACCAGAGTCTCCAGACAGTGATGTGGAAGACCCTTGA